In Bacteroidales bacterium, a single genomic region encodes these proteins:
- a CDS encoding ComF family protein encodes MNYLYDLWDDFISLLFPRLCYGCGNHLMRNEYLICTECYVVIPRTDYHNIPENPVAQLFWGRCHLEKAAAFSYYNKGSRIRTLIHNLKYKGIKEIGPELGSIYGKTLKSSGFVDDVDLIIPVPLHPFKQRKRGFNQSELICDGIAAVSDIPVDINSLIRSTRSETQTKRSRYERWTNVEGIFCLTDPAPLTGKHILLVDDVITTGSTIESCASELLKVEGVKVSVVALAYAVM; translated from the coding sequence ATGAATTACCTGTATGATCTGTGGGATGACTTTATAAGTCTTCTCTTTCCGCGGCTTTGCTATGGTTGCGGAAACCACCTGATGAGAAATGAATACCTCATCTGCACAGAGTGTTATGTAGTTATTCCAAGAACAGACTATCATAATATACCTGAAAATCCTGTGGCTCAGCTCTTCTGGGGACGATGCCACCTGGAGAAAGCCGCAGCATTCTCATATTATAATAAAGGCAGCAGGATCAGAACACTTATTCATAATCTTAAATACAAAGGGATAAAGGAAATAGGACCTGAACTTGGTTCCATATACGGAAAAACACTCAAATCTTCAGGCTTTGTTGATGACGTTGATCTGATTATTCCTGTTCCTCTTCATCCGTTTAAGCAGAGAAAGCGGGGATTTAATCAAAGTGAATTAATCTGTGACGGAATAGCTGCTGTTTCAGACATTCCTGTTGACATCAATTCTCTGATCAGATCAACCCGGTCGGAAACACAGACAAAAAGATCGCGTTATGAAAGATGGACTAATGTGGAAGGCATCTTTTGCCTTACTGATCCTGCACCCCTGACGGGGAAACATATTCTGCTTGTGGATGATGTAATAACAACTGGCTCTACAATCGAATCGTGTGCCAGCGAGTTACTGAAGGTGGAAGGTGTTAAGGTAAGTGTTGTGGCACTTGCCTATGCTGTTATGTAA
- a CDS encoding HIT family protein: protein MATIFTKIINGEIPCYKVAEDENYFAFLDINPLRAGHTLVVPKKETDYIFDLGDDQLAGIILFSKKVAAAIKEAYPCNRIGVAILGLEVPHAHIHLVPMDSMEDVNFKNPKLKFSPEEFKEIAARINSKIILPF, encoded by the coding sequence ATGGCAACCATTTTTACAAAAATCATTAATGGGGAAATTCCTTGTTATAAGGTAGCTGAGGACGAAAACTATTTTGCATTTCTCGACATAAATCCTTTAAGAGCAGGTCATACGCTCGTTGTCCCGAAGAAAGAGACTGATTATATTTTTGATCTGGGTGATGATCAGCTCGCCGGGATAATTCTTTTTTCGAAAAAGGTTGCTGCAGCCATCAAGGAAGCATATCCATGCAACCGCATTGGTGTTGCAATTCTTGGGCTGGAAGTACCTCATGCACACATTCATCTTGTTCCGATGGATAGCATGGAAGATGTTAACTTCAAAAATCCAAAGCTTAAGTTCTCACCTGAAGAATTTAAGGAGATAGCTGCCAGAATCAACAGCAAAATCATTTTACCATTTTAG
- a CDS encoding DMT family transporter, whose amino-acid sequence MDQIKKSYLYALLAILFWSTVPTAFKISLGELEVLPMLTIATYTSTLVLLIVVLAGNKTDLIKKTSPRELAGSAILGFINPFIYYLILLKAYQLLPAQVAQPLNMIWPIILVFLSVPILGQKIEKKSFIALLISFAGVYIISSQGKIFSPGQANLTGVLLATGSSVFWAFYFILNVKDKRDEAVKLFLNFLFGSIYLTAAMFITGKWQTDFGMKGIAASVYVGIFEMGITFLFWLKALQLASTTDKVSNLVYLAPFLSLVFVHFILHEPVYYTTPAGLLLIISGILIQNRKSASV is encoded by the coding sequence ATGGACCAGATCAAAAAATCATACCTGTATGCCTTATTGGCTATCCTATTCTGGTCAACGGTCCCGACTGCCTTTAAGATCAGCCTTGGAGAACTTGAGGTTCTTCCAATGCTTACAATCGCAACCTATACCTCAACACTGGTTCTTTTAATAGTCGTTCTGGCAGGGAATAAAACGGACCTGATAAAAAAAACATCTCCCCGCGAACTGGCGGGCTCTGCTATACTTGGGTTCATTAACCCTTTTATTTATTATCTCATTCTTCTTAAAGCCTACCAGCTGCTGCCCGCACAGGTTGCACAGCCTCTTAACATGATCTGGCCTATTATCCTGGTTTTCTTATCAGTTCCAATACTGGGACAAAAAATAGAGAAAAAGAGCTTTATAGCTCTCTTAATCAGTTTTGCCGGCGTGTATATAATTTCATCGCAGGGGAAGATTTTTAGTCCGGGACAGGCCAACCTGACCGGAGTATTGTTAGCAACAGGAAGTTCTGTTTTCTGGGCATTTTACTTTATACTAAATGTAAAAGATAAAAGGGATGAAGCAGTAAAACTATTTCTGAATTTTCTATTCGGATCTATCTATCTAACTGCTGCAATGTTCATTACAGGTAAATGGCAAACAGATTTCGGTATGAAGGGTATAGCTGCATCAGTTTATGTAGGCATATTTGAAATGGGCATAACATTTCTCTTCTGGCTTAAGGCCCTGCAGCTGGCCTCAACTACTGACAAGGTCAGCAATCTTGTATACCTGGCTCCATTTCTTTCCCTGGTATTTGTACACTTTATTCTTCACGAACCCGTTTATTATACAACTCCGGCCGGTTTGCTTCTGATCATCTCAGGAATATTGATCCAGAACCGTAAATCTGCCAGCGTTTAA
- a CDS encoding bifunctional riboflavin kinase/FAD synthetase has protein sequence MIIHYGCESLNLGSPVVTLGIFDGVHRGHMTLLSSLVLRAKEANGESVVITFSPHPRLVLSKDQADLMFLTTMKEKQVLLEGAGIDHLIVLDFSEEFSRMNACDFVSEVLVDKIGTKHLLVGYNHHFGRRGEGDFNTIVQCSESFNFKVEQVQGFQSEEGAISSSIIRKALTEGRLDAANSMLGYPYSLSGEVVPGKQLGRSLGFPTANIKPDDKHKLIPANGVYAVEVMIKGTEYKGMLSIGTNPTVNDSSADRSIEVNILNFEKDIYGENITITFKKWLRDEIRFNNVSELTRQMEIDKQDTIRLLSHK, from the coding sequence ATGATAATTCATTATGGATGTGAGAGTCTTAATCTGGGTTCACCCGTCGTGACTCTTGGGATTTTTGACGGAGTTCACCGCGGACACATGACTCTTTTGTCAAGTCTCGTTTTAAGGGCGAAAGAGGCAAACGGGGAATCGGTTGTTATTACTTTCTCGCCACATCCGCGACTAGTTCTGTCGAAAGACCAGGCTGATCTCATGTTTCTTACAACTATGAAGGAAAAACAGGTACTTCTTGAAGGTGCAGGGATTGACCATCTGATAGTACTTGATTTCAGCGAGGAGTTCAGCAGAATGAATGCATGTGATTTTGTGAGTGAAGTTCTTGTTGACAAAATCGGAACAAAACATCTGCTGGTTGGGTATAATCATCACTTTGGAAGAAGGGGAGAGGGTGATTTCAATACAATAGTCCAATGCTCGGAATCATTTAACTTTAAAGTAGAACAGGTGCAGGGTTTTCAATCAGAGGAGGGAGCAATCAGCTCATCAATTATCCGGAAAGCACTGACTGAAGGAAGGCTTGATGCGGCGAACTCCATGCTGGGTTACCCATATTCTCTCAGCGGAGAGGTTGTACCGGGAAAGCAGCTTGGCCGCTCACTCGGATTTCCTACTGCCAATATAAAACCCGATGATAAACATAAACTTATTCCCGCAAATGGTGTTTATGCTGTGGAGGTCATGATAAAAGGAACAGAATATAAGGGGATGCTGAGTATAGGTACAAATCCTACAGTAAATGACAGTTCTGCGGACAGGAGTATTGAGGTAAATATTTTAAATTTTGAGAAGGATATTTACGGAGAGAATATTACAATAACATTTAAGAAATGGCTACGAGATGAAATCAGATTCAACAATGTATCTGAACTTACGAGACAGATGGAGATAGATAAACAGGATACAATCAGGTTGCTGTCACATAAATAA
- the serS gene encoding serine--tRNA ligase — protein MLTLNLIREKKEFITERLKVKNFDAAAIIDKIIALDSSRREIQVKTDSMQAEMNLISKEIGNMMKDGRKAEAEAAKQKTYSLKEEIKTLTDRLLPIDTELKNEIVRLPNLPHESVSTGHGADDNVKVREGGAMPTIAENALPHWDLIKKYDIIDFDLGIKLTGAGFPVYKGKGAKLQRALINFFLDEGEKAGYNEVMPPIMVNEDSGFGTGQLPDKEGQMYHATADNFYLIPTAEVPVTNIYRDVILNAEVLPVKNIAYTPCFRREAGSWGAHVRGLNRLHQFDKVEIVQIAHPDNSYKSLEEMVTHVEGLVSKLGLPYRILRLCGGDMSFTSALTYDFEVWSAAQKRWLEVSSVSNFESFQANRLKCRFKEKGDKQTRLVHTLNGSALALPRIVAALLENNQTEAGIKIPPVLIPYTGFELIS, from the coding sequence ATGCTAACATTAAACCTCATCCGCGAAAAGAAAGAATTCATTACCGAACGTCTGAAAGTCAAAAACTTTGACGCGGCTGCAATCATCGACAAAATAATCGCCCTTGATTCCTCGAGACGTGAAATACAGGTTAAAACAGATTCGATGCAGGCTGAAATGAACCTCATCTCAAAAGAGATCGGGAACATGATGAAAGACGGGAGAAAAGCAGAAGCAGAAGCCGCAAAGCAAAAGACATACTCTCTTAAAGAAGAAATCAAAACACTTACAGACAGACTGTTACCGATAGATACAGAACTAAAGAACGAAATTGTAAGGCTTCCGAACCTTCCCCATGAATCGGTGTCAACCGGACATGGTGCAGATGATAATGTAAAGGTAAGGGAAGGCGGCGCTATGCCAACGATAGCAGAAAATGCATTGCCTCACTGGGACCTTATTAAGAAATATGATATTATTGATTTCGATCTCGGAATCAAACTTACCGGTGCAGGATTCCCCGTTTATAAAGGAAAAGGTGCCAAACTCCAGAGAGCTCTTATTAACTTTTTCCTCGACGAGGGCGAAAAAGCCGGTTATAACGAGGTAATGCCGCCCATTATGGTAAATGAAGATTCCGGATTCGGTACGGGTCAGCTGCCAGATAAAGAGGGACAGATGTACCATGCTACCGCCGATAATTTTTATCTTATCCCTACAGCAGAAGTCCCGGTTACAAATATCTACAGGGATGTGATACTTAATGCCGAAGTTCTTCCTGTAAAAAATATTGCCTACACGCCATGCTTCCGCAGAGAAGCCGGATCGTGGGGAGCACATGTCAGAGGACTTAACCGTCTTCATCAGTTCGATAAAGTTGAGATAGTGCAGATAGCTCATCCCGACAATTCCTACAAATCTCTTGAAGAGATGGTAACCCATGTTGAGGGATTGGTTTCAAAGCTTGGACTTCCTTACCGGATCCTGAGACTTTGTGGCGGCGATATGTCTTTTACTTCAGCACTTACCTACGACTTTGAGGTCTGGTCTGCTGCACAGAAGAGATGGCTCGAGGTAAGTTCTGTCTCCAACTTCGAATCTTTCCAGGCCAACAGGCTGAAATGCAGATTCAAGGAGAAGGGAGACAAACAAACCCGCCTGGTTCATACCCTCAACGGAAGCGCTTTGGCTCTACCCAGAATCGTTGCTGCTCTTCTTGAGAATAATCAGACAGAGGCAGGAATCAAAATACCACCTGTTCTGATACCGTATACCGGATTTGAATTGATTAGCTAG
- the ruvC gene encoding crossover junction endodeoxyribonuclease RuvC yields the protein MKAKPKERIILGIDPGTSITGYGVIRTVGTIPELITIGQIDLSKFDDHYVKLKHIFDRTTGIIDEYHPDELAIEAPFFGKNVQSMLKLGRAQGAAIAAALSRSLPIFEYAPRKIKMSITGQGAASKEQVAAMLMNILKFSLTDIKLDATDGLAAALCHFYQTNNPTQEKAYNSWKDFMNKNPKRVKTKE from the coding sequence TTGAAAGCAAAACCAAAAGAACGAATAATTCTGGGTATCGACCCTGGCACCAGTATCACTGGATATGGAGTTATCAGAACCGTGGGCACAATTCCCGAGCTCATAACTATCGGACAGATCGACCTCTCAAAATTTGATGACCACTATGTTAAGCTGAAACATATTTTCGACCGTACAACAGGCATAATTGATGAGTATCATCCTGACGAACTGGCTATTGAAGCGCCGTTTTTCGGGAAGAACGTTCAGTCGATGCTTAAACTAGGAAGGGCTCAGGGTGCTGCAATAGCTGCGGCTCTTTCGAGATCGCTGCCTATTTTCGAGTATGCTCCCAGAAAAATTAAGATGTCGATAACCGGTCAGGGTGCAGCCTCAAAGGAGCAGGTGGCTGCGATGCTTATGAATATCCTGAAATTCAGCCTTACAGATATCAAACTTGATGCAACCGACGGTCTGGCAGCTGCATTGTGCCATTTCTATCAGACCAACAATCCCACACAGGAAAAAGCCTATAACAGCTGGAAAGATTTTATGAATAAAAATCCAAAAAGGGTTAAGACGAAAGAGTAA
- the greA gene encoding transcription elongation factor GreA translates to MSEVIYVTGEGLQKLKEELEQLRNVERPSISRQIAEARDKGDLSENAEYAAAKEAQGMLEMKINKLEDLVARARIIDESKIDIFTVQILNKVKIKNKTNNSVMEYQLVPESEANFKLGKIAVSSPIAQGLIGKKVGDVVNIKVPSGVIPFEIISISM, encoded by the coding sequence ATGTCAGAGGTTATTTATGTAACTGGGGAAGGTTTGCAAAAACTTAAAGAAGAGCTCGAACAGCTTAGAAATGTTGAGCGTCCTTCTATATCAAGGCAGATAGCAGAGGCAAGAGACAAGGGTGACCTTTCTGAAAATGCAGAATATGCTGCTGCCAAGGAGGCACAGGGAATGCTTGAGATGAAAATAAACAAGCTTGAGGATCTCGTTGCCAGAGCCAGGATTATTGACGAATCCAAAATCGATATATTTACAGTTCAGATACTTAATAAAGTAAAGATTAAGAACAAGACAAATAATTCAGTTATGGAGTACCAGCTTGTCCCGGAAAGTGAAGCAAATTTCAAGCTGGGCAAGATAGCTGTCAGTTCTCCGATTGCACAGGGACTAATAGGTAAGAAGGTGGGAGATGTTGTGAATATAAAAGTCCCTTCAGGAGTAATTCCTTTTGAAATTATTTCTATTTCGATGTAA
- a CDS encoding adenosylhomocysteinase produces MNVKVDPMHYQVKDISLADFGRKEIEIAEKEMPGLLAIRKKYSKEKPLKGARITGSLHMTIQTAVLIETLAELGADVRWASCNIFSTQDHAAAAIAAKGIPVFAWKGETLEEYWWCTAQALTFPGGKGPHLLVDDGGDASLMVHLGYKAEKNPSILDKKAENREESIILATLKDLLVKEPGKWTRAVKDLKGISEETTTGVHRLYQMMEAGELLVPAINVNDSVTKSKFDNLYGCRESLADGIKRATDVMLAGKVVVVCGYGDVGKGCAKSMKSYGARVIVTEIDPICALQALMEGFEVKTIEDSLDEGNIYVTATGNKDIVTVEHMKKMKDQSIVCNIGHFDNEIQVDKLNALKDVKMINIKPQVDKYVFPDGHSIFMLAEGRLVNLGCATGHPSFVMSNSFSNQTLAQIELWTKKYEVGVYRLPKDLDEEVARLHLGQLGAKLTILTKDQSDYIGVSQSGPYKPDHYRY; encoded by the coding sequence ATGAACGTAAAAGTTGATCCAATGCATTACCAGGTTAAAGATATATCGCTTGCAGATTTTGGAAGAAAAGAGATTGAGATTGCTGAGAAAGAGATGCCGGGACTTCTGGCTATCAGAAAAAAATATTCAAAGGAGAAGCCTTTAAAAGGTGCCCGTATAACAGGTTCTCTGCACATGACAATACAGACAGCTGTTCTTATTGAGACACTTGCTGAACTCGGAGCAGATGTACGCTGGGCTAGCTGTAATATTTTCTCAACACAGGATCATGCAGCAGCTGCTATAGCTGCGAAGGGTATTCCTGTATTTGCCTGGAAAGGCGAAACTCTTGAGGAGTACTGGTGGTGTACCGCTCAGGCTCTGACTTTCCCCGGCGGGAAAGGACCACATCTGCTTGTTGACGATGGAGGTGATGCTTCACTAATGGTTCATCTAGGATATAAGGCAGAGAAAAATCCTTCAATACTCGATAAAAAAGCTGAGAACAGGGAAGAATCAATAATTCTTGCGACACTGAAAGATCTGCTTGTGAAAGAGCCGGGTAAATGGACACGTGCAGTGAAAGATCTTAAGGGCATTTCAGAGGAGACTACAACAGGCGTTCACAGGCTTTATCAGATGATGGAAGCAGGTGAATTACTTGTTCCTGCTATCAATGTTAACGATTCTGTTACCAAATCAAAATTCGACAATCTTTATGGTTGCCGCGAATCGCTTGCCGATGGTATCAAGAGGGCAACAGATGTGATGCTTGCAGGAAAAGTTGTTGTAGTTTGCGGATACGGAGATGTTGGTAAGGGATGCGCAAAATCGATGAAGTCGTACGGCGCTAGGGTAATAGTTACCGAAATCGATCCTATATGCGCACTTCAGGCTCTGATGGAAGGCTTTGAAGTAAAGACAATTGAAGATTCTCTGGATGAAGGTAATATATATGTTACTGCAACAGGAAACAAAGATATTGTTACTGTAGAACATATGAAGAAGATGAAGGATCAGTCAATAGTTTGTAATATCGGCCATTTTGATAATGAGATCCAGGTTGACAAACTGAATGCATTGAAAGATGTAAAAATGATAAATATCAAGCCTCAGGTTGATAAATATGTGTTTCCTGACGGTCATTCAATTTTCATGCTGGCAGAGGGAAGACTTGTGAATCTAGGTTGTGCAACCGGACATCCTTCATTTGTAATGAGTAACTCATTCAGTAATCAGACTCTTGCACAGATTGAACTCTGGACCAAGAAATACGAAGTTGGTGTTTACAGGCTTCCGAAAGATCTCGATGAAGAGGTTGCCCGTCTGCATCTTGGTCAGCTGGGTGCTAAACTGACTATCCTTACTAAAGATCAATCAGATTATATTGGAGTTAGTCAATCAGGACCTTACAAACCTGATCATTACAGATACTAA